One window from the genome of Comamonas antarctica encodes:
- a CDS encoding heavy metal translocating P-type ATPase produces the protein MNKDPLNTCGCSGGNGQPVTFSEKRAGTDITIFHVSNMDCRREEGLVRYTLEGIPGVERMEFDLPQRKLTVEHSLVTADALEDALNAVGMKAQAVREAAVLITYRIENMDCPSEEKIIRSKLGEVKGVQDLEFDLAGRTLSVKHLAESRTQIEQILAAIGMHAKEQTAHPGGTVAAVAMVESPASQLRPTVPTSATPAGERVTYRIENMDCPTEEALIRNRLGKEPGVTALDFNLMQRVLGVQHNLPSPAPIENALNSIGMRAERLDPHTVTTQLRIAKMDCPTEESLIRGKLQGMPGVLGLDFNLLQRTLTVQHAPDAIKPVVEAIESLGMETEVDKADEPCASQASAHKASWWPMAVSGVTAVFAEGVYWANDGFHWAVVVLALVSIFTGGLSTYKKGWIALKNRNLNMNALMSIAVTGGMAIGHWPEAAMVMFLFALAEVIEAKSLDRARNAIRGLMDLAPETATMRQPDGSWKEMPAKEIGKGALVRVRPGERIALDGLITAGRSAINQAPITGESLPVEKAEGDQVFAGTINETGSFEYKVTAGASDSTLARIIHAVESAQGSRAPTQRFVDQFARVYTPAVFLVALLVAVVPPLAFGGAWFDWIYKALVLLVIACPCALVISTPVTIVSGLAAAARRGILIKGGVYLEGGRKLKALALDKTGTLTHGKPEQTDFLALSGDAQQVAAWAASLAVRSDHPVSQAIARKAHRDGISLHEVDDFAALPGRGVRGRIDGRMLQMGNHRLAKELGLSEVALQSQLEALERQGKTAILLMSDIKVLGIFAVADTVKETSREAVADLQSLGVRTLMLTGDNQYTADAIAAQVGISEARGDQLPEDKLKTIESLIGDKGQVGMVGDGINDSPALARSDIGFAMGAAGTDTAIETADVALMDDDLRKIPTFIRLSRTTASILTQNIVLALGIKAVFLALTFTGHATMWMAVFADMGASMLVVFNGLRLLKLKTA, from the coding sequence ATGAACAAAGACCCGTTAAATACCTGCGGCTGCTCGGGGGGCAATGGCCAACCTGTGACTTTTTCTGAGAAGCGGGCCGGCACGGATATAACTATTTTTCATGTCAGCAACATGGACTGCCGCCGCGAAGAGGGACTGGTGAGATACACGCTAGAAGGGATACCGGGCGTGGAACGAATGGAATTTGACCTTCCTCAGCGCAAACTTACCGTTGAGCACAGCTTGGTTACGGCCGACGCCCTGGAAGACGCATTGAACGCGGTAGGCATGAAGGCGCAAGCCGTCCGAGAAGCGGCGGTCTTGATCACCTACCGCATCGAGAACATGGACTGCCCGAGCGAGGAGAAGATCATCCGCTCGAAGCTGGGTGAGGTCAAAGGGGTCCAGGACCTGGAGTTTGACCTAGCTGGGCGCACTTTGTCGGTCAAGCACCTCGCCGAGTCGCGCACCCAGATTGAGCAGATTCTGGCTGCCATTGGCATGCATGCCAAGGAACAAACCGCCCATCCCGGGGGGACGGTGGCAGCCGTGGCGATGGTCGAGTCCCCGGCGTCTCAGCTTCGGCCAACCGTGCCGACTTCCGCGACACCTGCCGGCGAGCGCGTAACGTACCGGATCGAGAACATGGATTGCCCAACCGAGGAGGCGCTGATCCGCAACCGCTTGGGCAAGGAGCCTGGCGTAACTGCCCTGGACTTCAATCTCATGCAACGGGTACTGGGCGTTCAGCACAACCTTCCCTCGCCAGCGCCGATCGAGAACGCGCTCAATTCCATCGGTATGCGCGCCGAGCGGCTGGATCCGCACACCGTCACCACGCAGCTGCGCATCGCAAAAATGGACTGCCCGACCGAGGAAAGTCTGATCCGAGGCAAGCTGCAAGGCATGCCAGGTGTGCTAGGCCTTGACTTCAACCTGTTGCAGCGCACGCTCACAGTCCAACACGCGCCTGACGCAATCAAGCCAGTGGTCGAAGCGATCGAATCGCTGGGTATGGAAACCGAGGTAGACAAGGCCGATGAGCCGTGCGCTTCTCAGGCATCCGCGCACAAAGCCAGTTGGTGGCCAATGGCAGTCTCCGGCGTCACGGCAGTGTTTGCTGAAGGAGTCTATTGGGCCAACGACGGATTTCACTGGGCAGTGGTCGTGCTCGCCCTTGTCTCGATTTTCACTGGCGGCCTGAGTACCTACAAGAAGGGCTGGATCGCCCTGAAAAACCGTAACTTGAACATGAACGCGCTGATGTCCATCGCAGTCACAGGCGGTATGGCAATCGGCCACTGGCCCGAGGCAGCCATGGTCATGTTCCTCTTTGCGCTGGCCGAAGTGATCGAGGCGAAGTCACTAGACCGCGCACGCAATGCGATTCGCGGACTGATGGACCTAGCACCTGAGACCGCGACCATGCGGCAGCCCGACGGCTCGTGGAAAGAAATGCCCGCCAAGGAGATCGGCAAGGGGGCACTGGTTCGCGTCCGTCCCGGGGAGCGCATTGCACTGGACGGCCTCATCACGGCAGGCCGTTCGGCCATCAACCAAGCCCCCATCACCGGCGAGAGCCTTCCAGTCGAGAAGGCGGAAGGCGACCAGGTGTTCGCTGGCACCATCAACGAGACTGGCTCCTTCGAGTACAAGGTAACTGCTGGCGCAAGCGACTCGACGCTCGCGCGCATCATCCACGCAGTGGAGTCCGCGCAAGGCAGCCGCGCGCCCACCCAGCGTTTCGTGGATCAGTTCGCACGGGTCTACACTCCGGCTGTATTCCTAGTGGCCTTGCTTGTTGCCGTCGTTCCACCACTGGCCTTCGGCGGCGCCTGGTTCGATTGGATTTACAAGGCACTGGTGCTACTGGTGATCGCGTGCCCATGTGCTTTGGTGATTTCCACCCCCGTCACGATTGTCAGCGGTCTTGCCGCAGCCGCTAGGCGCGGCATCCTGATCAAGGGCGGCGTCTATCTAGAGGGCGGGCGCAAACTGAAGGCCTTGGCGCTGGACAAGACCGGCACGCTCACGCACGGCAAGCCAGAGCAGACCGACTTCCTGGCGCTGAGCGGAGATGCCCAGCAGGTGGCCGCCTGGGCTGCAAGCCTCGCTGTGCGTTCGGACCATCCGGTTTCCCAAGCGATTGCTCGTAAGGCGCATCGGGACGGAATCTCGCTGCACGAAGTCGACGACTTCGCGGCGTTGCCGGGGCGCGGCGTGCGGGGCCGCATTGACGGCCGGATGCTGCAAATGGGCAATCACCGTCTCGCGAAAGAGCTCGGCCTCAGCGAGGTCGCGTTGCAATCGCAGCTGGAAGCCCTCGAGCGCCAAGGCAAGACAGCCATCCTGCTGATGAGCGACATCAAAGTGCTCGGCATCTTCGCCGTCGCTGACACGGTGAAGGAAACTAGCCGCGAAGCCGTGGCCGACCTGCAGTCGCTCGGCGTGCGCACGCTGATGCTCACCGGGGACAACCAGTACACGGCTGACGCCATCGCCGCCCAGGTCGGGATCTCCGAAGCCCGTGGCGACCAGTTGCCCGAAGACAAGCTCAAAACCATTGAGAGCCTCATCGGCGATAAGGGCCAAGTAGGCATGGTAGGAGACGGTATCAACGACTCGCCGGCCCTTGCGCGTTCCGACATCGGTTTCGCCATGGGTGCGGCCGGCACAGACACCGCTATCGAGACGGCCGACGTCGCCCTGATGGATGACGATTTACGCAAAATTCCGACGTTCATTCGCCTGTCGCGCACCACCGCCTCGATACTGACGCAGAACATCGTGCTGGCTTTGGGTATCAAGGCGGTTTTCCTCGCGCTGACATTCACGGGTCATGCCACGATGTGGATGGCAGTGTTCGCAGACATGGGAGCCAGCATGCTCGTCGTCTTCAATGGCTTGCGCCTGCTGAAGCTTAAGACGGCATGA
- the cadR gene encoding Cd(II)/Pb(II)-responsive transcriptional regulator, translating into MLRIGELAKRADCLVQTVRFYESEGLLLEPARSEGNFRLYDDTHLKRLLFIRRCRAKDMTLAEIQQLLSFRDRPELDCGEVNSLVDSHIIQVRAKIKELRELERELTDLRRSCDTARTARECGILKGLAEPA; encoded by the coding sequence ATGCTGCGGATCGGTGAGCTGGCCAAAAGGGCGGACTGTCTGGTGCAGACGGTGCGTTTTTATGAATCCGAGGGCCTGCTGCTCGAGCCGGCACGCAGCGAGGGCAACTTCAGGCTGTACGACGATACCCACCTCAAGCGCTTGCTGTTCATTCGCCGCTGTCGAGCCAAGGACATGACCCTCGCCGAAATCCAGCAACTGCTGAGCTTTCGGGATCGGCCCGAGTTGGACTGCGGTGAGGTGAACTCGCTGGTGGACTCCCATATCATCCAGGTACGGGCCAAAATCAAGGAGTTGCGGGAGCTGGAGCGCGAGTTGACGGACTTGCGGCGTTCCTGCGATACCGCCCGCACTGCGCGTGAGTGCGGAATTCTTAAGGGGCTGGCCGAACCCGCTTGA
- a CDS encoding cation transporter, with product MAEKDEHGELGGRDVNNEADRKILRTVLLINLAQSAAGIGLGMWAASTALMGSGLDNLADASVYAVSLYAVGRTAMVKVGAARLSGFLLIGLAVLLMVEVLRRFAGDEEPVGPAMMVIAAANAALNLVCLRLLRGHQGDDVNFKASAIFTNNDSIVNGAIVLSGALVMWLGSNIPDLILGIVVAAIAANGGREILKEASKAVPE from the coding sequence ATGGCTGAAAAAGACGAACACGGCGAACTTGGCGGGCGTGACGTAAATAATGAGGCTGACCGCAAGATCTTGAGGACTGTGTTGCTGATCAACCTGGCACAGTCCGCCGCCGGCATCGGCCTTGGCATGTGGGCTGCCTCTACCGCACTCATGGGTTCCGGCCTAGACAACCTAGCCGATGCTTCGGTTTATGCAGTCAGCCTGTACGCCGTCGGCCGAACGGCTATGGTCAAGGTAGGCGCAGCGCGTTTGTCGGGCTTCTTGCTCATAGGCCTTGCCGTGCTGCTGATGGTGGAGGTTTTACGCCGCTTTGCCGGGGACGAGGAGCCTGTGGGCCCAGCGATGATGGTTATAGCTGCGGCGAACGCAGCTTTAAATCTGGTGTGCCTGAGGCTGCTGCGCGGTCACCAAGGTGATGACGTGAACTTCAAGGCCTCAGCAATCTTCACGAATAACGATTCCATCGTCAACGGTGCCATCGTCCTGTCCGGTGCGTTGGTCATGTGGCTGGGATCAAATATCCCGGACTTGATATTGGGGATCGTTGTAGCTGCAATTGCAGCGAACGGAGGACGCGAAATACTTAAGGAAGCATCGAAAGCCGTACCGGAGTGA